One stretch of Methylopila sp. 73B DNA includes these proteins:
- a CDS encoding amino acid ABC transporter permease/ATP-binding protein translates to MRIGIALRAAATFVAASAFMAVAAWAQAPATTAGQSLFADDAPVAAEQHWIWEFFSYAASEFLWSGAWTAVKITALAMTIGLILGLGLALMRLSNFFAVRALAWFYIWIVRGTPQLLQLVFIYDALPYIGLKFDSFTTAVIGFSLNQAAFSAEIIRGGILSVNKSQSTAATALGMGPVLTLRRIVLPQSMRAILPGVGNDTISMLKLTSIASIIFVNELTFKAQQIVGQNFKFFTVFAAAGLIYLILTSAISIAQGWAEARFDLERERRPRGETLRRMLGFRLNEKPSETAPSAAPAVSATAEAEAPSDDVFRSLATSAGGTAQRGEPFVVCRNVQKSYGGRVVLNGIDVTVARGEVVVLLGPSGSGKSTFLRAINHLEPVDWGEITVDGAHVGYERGPGGGMRPTGRLAKARADARIGMVFQHFNLFSHLSALENVIEAPIRVFGMKPEAARDLGLRLLAEVGLARHADHLPHRLSGGQQQRVAIARALAISPKLMLFDEPTSALDPELVGEVLQVMRKLADAGMTMIVVTHEIRFAREVADRVVFMDEGVVVEQGPPSDVIDNPSHERTKRFLRVVERSETAS, encoded by the coding sequence ATGAGGATCGGCATCGCTCTGCGCGCCGCGGCGACATTCGTCGCCGCGAGCGCCTTCATGGCGGTCGCCGCTTGGGCCCAGGCCCCGGCGACGACCGCCGGGCAGTCCCTGTTCGCCGACGACGCCCCCGTGGCGGCCGAGCAGCACTGGATATGGGAGTTCTTCTCCTACGCGGCGTCGGAGTTTCTATGGTCCGGCGCCTGGACCGCGGTGAAGATCACCGCGCTCGCGATGACCATCGGCCTGATCCTCGGGCTCGGCCTTGCACTGATGCGGCTCTCCAACTTCTTCGCCGTGCGCGCGCTCGCCTGGTTTTACATTTGGATCGTGCGCGGGACACCGCAACTGCTGCAGCTCGTCTTCATCTATGACGCGCTTCCCTATATCGGCCTGAAGTTCGACAGCTTCACCACCGCAGTGATCGGTTTCTCGCTCAACCAGGCGGCGTTCAGCGCGGAGATCATCCGCGGCGGCATCCTGTCGGTGAACAAGTCTCAGTCAACGGCCGCCACCGCGCTAGGCATGGGGCCGGTGCTGACGTTGCGCCGGATCGTGTTGCCTCAGTCGATGCGGGCGATCCTGCCGGGGGTCGGCAACGACACGATCAGCATGCTCAAGCTGACGTCGATCGCCTCGATCATCTTCGTCAACGAGCTGACGTTCAAAGCTCAGCAGATCGTCGGCCAAAACTTCAAGTTCTTCACCGTCTTCGCCGCCGCCGGCCTCATCTACCTCATCCTGACGAGCGCGATCTCGATCGCCCAGGGTTGGGCCGAGGCGCGCTTCGACCTCGAGCGCGAGCGGCGCCCGCGCGGCGAGACGCTGCGGCGCATGCTAGGGTTCCGGCTGAACGAAAAGCCGTCGGAGACGGCTCCATCGGCCGCTCCCGCCGTCTCCGCAACCGCCGAGGCGGAGGCGCCCAGCGACGACGTCTTCCGCAGCCTCGCGACCTCCGCGGGAGGGACGGCGCAACGCGGCGAGCCCTTCGTGGTCTGCCGCAACGTCCAGAAGTCCTATGGCGGGCGCGTCGTGCTCAACGGCATCGACGTAACGGTCGCGCGCGGCGAGGTGGTGGTGCTTCTGGGCCCGAGCGGCTCCGGCAAGAGCACGTTCCTGCGCGCCATCAATCATCTCGAGCCCGTCGACTGGGGCGAGATCACCGTCGACGGCGCTCATGTCGGCTACGAACGCGGTCCTGGGGGAGGGATGAGGCCGACGGGCCGCCTCGCCAAGGCGCGGGCGGATGCGCGCATCGGCATGGTGTTCCAGCACTTCAACCTGTTCAGCCACTTGAGCGCCCTCGAAAACGTCATCGAGGCGCCGATCCGCGTGTTCGGCATGAAGCCGGAAGCGGCGCGCGACCTCGGCCTCAGGCTGCTCGCCGAGGTCGGCCTCGCGCGGCACGCCGACCACCTTCCGCACCGGCTTTCGGGCGGCCAGCAGCAGCGCGTCGCCATCGCCCGCGCGCTCGCGATCTCGCCGAAGCTGATGCTGTTCGACGAGCCGACCTCGGCGCTCGATCCCGAACTCGTCGGCGAAGTGCTGCAGGTCATGCGCAAGCTCGCCGACGCCGGCATGACCATGATCGTCGTGACCCACGAGATCCGCTTCGCGCGCGAGGTCGCCGATCGCGTCGTCTTCATGGACGAGGGCGTGGTTGTCGAGCAGGGGCCGCCCTCCGACGTGATCGACAACCCGAGCCACGAGCGCACGAAGCGGTTCCTGCGCGTCGTCGAACGTTCGGAGACGGCGTCGTGA
- a CDS encoding ABC transporter substrate-binding protein: protein MAFIKSMAIAVGSLGALVALTSLASAEAACEPAKVAQKYPSLAGKMIKIGADPQTPPYVMRDKAGFDKVVGVDADLARAVFDCAGLKTEFVLGGWSGLLPAVMAGQIDVMWDNLYYKPARAKTVDFVLYMKAGTGALVPAGNPKKVSAIEDFCGKTVAFGLGSVEEQATKKQDEACKAGGKDAVTMMPFQDLAAGMRQLDSGRSDILLWDLGFADATVKDAPEKYARAFAIISGFTMGAATAKGNADLIKAIDDGLKVLQAKGEQAAIFKKYGVDPSLEVAAEVKRD, encoded by the coding sequence GTGGCATTCATCAAGAGCATGGCGATCGCGGTGGGCTCCCTCGGAGCGCTTGTCGCGCTTACCAGCCTCGCCAGCGCTGAGGCTGCCTGCGAGCCCGCGAAGGTTGCGCAGAAGTATCCCTCGCTCGCAGGCAAGATGATCAAGATCGGGGCTGACCCGCAGACGCCGCCTTACGTCATGCGCGACAAGGCGGGCTTCGACAAGGTTGTAGGCGTCGACGCCGATCTTGCGCGCGCCGTCTTCGACTGCGCCGGCCTGAAGACCGAGTTCGTTCTCGGCGGCTGGTCGGGCCTCCTGCCGGCCGTGATGGCGGGGCAGATCGACGTCATGTGGGACAACCTCTACTACAAGCCCGCCCGCGCCAAGACCGTCGACTTCGTGCTCTACATGAAGGCCGGGACCGGCGCGCTCGTGCCAGCGGGCAACCCCAAGAAGGTCTCGGCCATAGAGGACTTCTGCGGCAAGACCGTCGCGTTCGGCCTCGGCAGCGTCGAGGAGCAGGCGACCAAGAAGCAGGACGAGGCCTGCAAGGCCGGCGGCAAGGACGCGGTCACGATGATGCCGTTCCAGGATCTTGCGGCCGGCATGCGTCAGCTCGACAGCGGCCGGTCGGACATCCTGTTGTGGGACCTCGGTTTCGCCGACGCCACCGTGAAGGACGCGCCGGAAAAGTACGCCCGCGCCTTCGCGATCATCAGCGGCTTCACGATGGGAGCGGCGACCGCCAAGGGCAACGCCGACCTCATCAAGGCGATCGATGACGGCCTGAAGGTGCTGCAGGCCAAGGGCGAGCAGGCCGCCATCTTCAAGAAGTACGGCGTCGATCCCTCGCTTGAGGTTGCGGCCGAAGTGAAGCGCGACTGA